From Lycium ferocissimum isolate CSIRO_LF1 chromosome 12, AGI_CSIRO_Lferr_CH_V1, whole genome shotgun sequence, one genomic window encodes:
- the LOC132039471 gene encoding probable RNA-dependent RNA polymerase 3: MCKCELFITKVFSIDCLPSPADILGDAFDSPTSAPRIPSPPISPVTTSFQRYHYDPRPSEFIERANTQGISEQLLALSKLEFRKFFLILNYIGRRKLEDVIMLHDVGDILHLIYQPKSHFESYIWNKYGHLCEHNKRVQYLDWDSGKTHLYHCHVHSDGSYTFKGPYLKAERTHLQQSLGDENVLIVKFEENAPGSPEEIVQNGILVGLRRYRFFGNYLFYMPTKYFKYLVHLDQAGTPSMRRVKTSTAALFLIYAAWKTFVL, translated from the exons ATGTGCAAATGTGAATTATTCATCACCAAGGTG TTTTCCATTGACTGTCTTCCATCGCCTGCAGACATTTTAGGTGATGCATTTGATTCTCCTACATCAGCTCCACGAATACCATCACCTCCAATAAGTCCAGTGACAACTAGCTTTCAAAGATATCATTACGATCCTAGGCCATCTGAATTCATAGAGAGGGCCAACACACAAGGAATAAGTGAACAGTTGCTGGCACTTAGTAAGCTTGAATTCAGGAAATTCTTTTTGATCCTAAACTACATTGGGAG GAGGAAGTTGGAGGATGTTATTATGCTCCATGATGTTGGTGACATTTTGCATCTGATATATCAACCTAAGTCTCATTTTGAGTCATATATTTGGAATAAATATGGTCATCTTTGTGAACATAATAAACGAGTGCAG TATCTTGATTGGGATTCAGGAAAGACTCATCTCTACCATTGCCATGTTCATTCGGATGGAAGCTACACTTTTAAG GGTCCGTACCTGAAAGCAGAAAGAACCCATCTGCAACAGTCATTAGGAGATGAGAATGTATTGATTGTCAAGTTTGAGGAAAACGCCCCAGGGTCTCCAGAAGAGATTGTTCAGAATGgaattcttgttggtttgaggCGCTATCGCTTCTTTGGTAATTACCTTTTCTATATGCCAACAAAGTATTTCAAA TACCTTGTTCATTTAGATCAAGCTGGTACACCCTCCATGCGAAGAGTAAAAACATCTACAGCAGCTTTGTTTTTAATATATGCAGCATGGAAAACTTTTGTTTTGTAA